The genomic interval CGCCGCCGTCGCGGAGGCTCAGCCCGACCGCACCATCAAGCCCACGGTGGTGCGTACGACAGTGGAAGGACTGGTCGCCAAGGGGCAGGCCCAGCGCACCAAGCAGGGCACGTCCGTCTTCTACGCCGCGCCGGACGGGTCGCCCGCCGCACCGGCCGAACCGTCCAAGCCGGCCGGGTCCGCCGCGCCGGCCGAACCCGCCGGTGGCACCGAGTCCGCCACCGCCTGATCACACCCGCGCCGGGGCTGCCGGCCGCCCGGCCGACCGATGTGGCGAAAGCCCATGGGGAGGTCAGGGAGATCCGGCAGCCACCCGGCCCGATCCACGAGGGTCCGGCGGCCACGAAACCGGGGACGCGGCGCGCGCACGACAGCTCGTGATCCTTGGGGGTCGGAGACTCCGGAAACCCCCGCCGCGTTCGCGCACCCGCCCCGTCTCCGGTCAGCCCGCCCGTACGTGGTCGAGCACCTTGATGCCGAGCTCCAGCGCCTCGTCCGGTTCCCGCACGCACTGCTGGAGGTCGACGAAGCAGCCGTCGGCGCCGGAGGCACGCACCCCGGCCACGACCCCGGCGATGTCCTCGCACGTGGCCCCCGGGCGGGGGTTGTGCCGCAGGACCTGCCGCAAAGCCTCCGGGTCGCGGCCCGCTTCCTCGGCCGCTCGCCGGGCCGTACCCCACAGCCCGGCACGGGCCTCGGGCGGCAGGACGACGCCGACCCAGCCGTCGGCGACGCGGCCGACACGGCGCATGGCGGCCGGGCTGAACCCGCCCAGGTAGACCGGCGGGTGAGGGCGCTGGGCGGGACGCAGGCCGACGTGGGAGCGCGGGATCGTCCAGTGCGGTCCCTCGTGCGCGAACTCCTCATGTGTCCACATGCCCTTGAGGATCCCGAGGATCTCGTCCAGTCGCGCGCCGCGCTCGGCGAAGTCGGCGTTGACCGCCGTGTACTCGTCGCGCAGCCAGCCGATGCCCAGGCCGACGTCCAGCCTGCCGCCGCTCACCAGGTCCAGCGAGGTGAGGGTCCGGGCGAGCAGCGGCGGTGGGTACCAGGGGGCGTTGAGGGTGCTGGTGCCCAGCCGGGCACGGCTGGTGGCGGTGGCGGCCACGGTCAGCACGGTGACCGGGTCGAGGAAGGTCTTGTACTCGGGCGGGTACGGGTTCTCGGGGGTGTGCCCCGGGTAGATGTCGCTCGGTTCGACGG from Streptomyces albireticuli carries:
- a CDS encoding TIGR03619 family F420-dependent LLM class oxidoreductase, with the protein product MDIGIALPQYGTHARAEAIAGFARDAEAAGFDSLWVGDRSLTPVEPSDIYPGHTPENPYPPEYKTFLDPVTVLTVAATATSRARLGTSTLNAPWYPPPLLARTLTSLDLVSGGRLDVGLGIGWLRDEYTAVNADFAERGARLDEILGILKGMWTHEEFAHEGPHWTIPRSHVGLRPAQRPHPPVYLGGFSPAAMRRVGRVADGWVGVVLPPEARAGLWGTARRAAEEAGRDPEALRQVLRHNPRPGATCEDIAGVVAGVRASGADGCFVDLQQCVREPDEALELGIKVLDHVRAG